Proteins from one Niallia circulans genomic window:
- a CDS encoding ROK family protein yields the protein MKKYMVFDVGGSMIKFAVMTENGDFIEKGELPVSETEFTSFQESIVQTVLENKVKHQVAGIAFSCPGGVESETGIIGGSSALPFIHGPNFKEIFGAATNLPVELENDANCAALGEVWKGAAKTNENVLFTIIGTGIGGAVIKDRRIHKGANLHGGEIGYMVLQVVEEDGKPTFQTWSQLAATGALVKKVAKRKGIDPNKLNGKKIFEAAEEGDTICLEEIDAFYLRLAQGIYNIQYVYDPEKIIIGGAISNRDDLIDQIYKKLDTLLESVMAAKVRPVIEQCQFKNDANLIGALYHYLQCQKTESVEA from the coding sequence ATGAAGAAGTATATGGTTTTTGATGTAGGAGGCAGCATGATAAAGTTCGCTGTCATGACAGAAAATGGCGATTTTATCGAGAAGGGTGAGCTGCCCGTTTCTGAAACGGAGTTTACTAGTTTCCAAGAAAGCATTGTACAAACCGTTCTGGAAAACAAAGTAAAGCACCAAGTTGCAGGAATTGCCTTCAGCTGCCCAGGCGGCGTGGAAAGTGAAACAGGTATTATCGGCGGATCAAGTGCACTGCCCTTCATTCATGGCCCTAACTTCAAGGAGATTTTTGGTGCTGCGACAAATCTCCCTGTTGAGCTGGAAAATGACGCTAATTGCGCCGCTCTAGGTGAAGTATGGAAAGGTGCTGCCAAAACAAATGAAAATGTGCTGTTCACTATTATCGGCACTGGAATCGGCGGAGCTGTCATTAAGGATCGCCGCATTCATAAAGGAGCAAATCTTCATGGCGGTGAAATTGGCTATATGGTGCTGCAAGTAGTAGAGGAAGACGGTAAGCCTACTTTTCAAACATGGAGCCAGCTTGCTGCAACAGGTGCTTTAGTTAAAAAAGTCGCCAAAAGAAAAGGCATTGACCCTAATAAGCTGAATGGAAAAAAAATCTTTGAGGCTGCTGAAGAAGGAGATACTATTTGCTTGGAGGAAATTGATGCATTTTATCTCCGTCTTGCACAGGGCATATATAATATCCAATATGTGTACGACCCGGAAAAAATCATAATTGGCGGAGCCATCAGCAATCGAGACGATTTAATCGACCAAATCTACAAAAAACTCGACACCCTGCTGGAATCTGTGATGGCCGCAAAGGTAAGACCAGTAATCGAACAATGCCAATTCAAAAATGATGCAAATCTCATCGGCGCACTTTACCATTACCTGCAATGTCAGAAAACCGAATCTGTGGAAGCATAG
- a CDS encoding MDR family MFS transporter: protein MSSKQTRLVPVMIALMLGIFVASLDNTIVATSMGSIIGDLGGMDKYVWVTSAYLVAEMAGMPIFGKLSDMYGRKKFFVFGILLFLAGSILCGMANTMIQLCIFRAIQGIGGSALMPIAFTIIWDVVPREVRGKMSGIFGAVFGLSSIAGPLLGSFITEQFDWRWIFFINIPIGIIALALIVIFYQESKTHTKQIIDWFGFVFLLGFSISLMFGLELGGETYPWQSWQIISLFILSVVCFIVFLLVEKRAKDPILPFNLFKERLYTTSVLTGMFYGGVFMVSTIYIPLYIQGVTGGTATNSGLLLLPMMVTSSVAAALGGAFANKFSYKSIMMTSGIIMAIGTFLLSTLDATTPRWSITIYMMVIGLGVGPSFSVLGMASLQKALPQQRGIASSTSNFLRSLGMTLGITVFGVIQRNSFTDNLPATIQEGGAESGSILSPEARAHIPADILKQITDVLSDSISTTFLWTFIPLLLSFVFILSMTKEKITDSKLNQQG, encoded by the coding sequence ATGTCTTCTAAACAGACAAGATTAGTTCCTGTTATGATTGCCTTAATGCTCGGGATATTTGTTGCATCTCTTGACAACACAATAGTAGCAACAAGCATGGGCTCCATTATCGGCGACTTAGGCGGGATGGATAAATATGTTTGGGTTACTTCCGCGTATTTAGTAGCAGAGATGGCAGGTATGCCGATATTCGGTAAATTATCGGATATGTATGGCAGAAAGAAATTTTTTGTTTTTGGAATTTTACTATTTTTAGCAGGTTCCATTCTTTGCGGAATGGCAAATACAATGATACAGCTTTGTATTTTCAGAGCTATCCAAGGTATTGGCGGAAGCGCCTTAATGCCAATCGCATTCACGATCATCTGGGATGTAGTCCCACGCGAAGTCCGCGGGAAAATGAGTGGTATTTTCGGTGCTGTCTTCGGTTTATCCAGTATCGCAGGACCATTATTAGGATCTTTTATTACAGAACAATTTGATTGGCGCTGGATTTTCTTTATAAATATTCCAATTGGTATCATTGCATTAGCATTAATTGTTATTTTTTATCAAGAATCAAAAACACATACAAAACAAATCATCGATTGGTTTGGCTTTGTATTCTTGTTAGGTTTTTCTATTTCGTTAATGTTCGGACTAGAATTAGGAGGAGAAACTTATCCTTGGCAGTCATGGCAGATTATCTCCTTATTTATACTGTCTGTTGTTTGCTTCATCGTTTTTCTGCTTGTGGAAAAACGGGCAAAAGATCCTATTCTGCCATTTAACTTGTTTAAAGAGCGACTTTACACAACAAGCGTTTTGACTGGAATGTTTTATGGCGGTGTGTTCATGGTGTCAACTATTTACATTCCATTGTATATCCAAGGAGTGACTGGCGGGACTGCTACCAATTCAGGCTTGCTTTTGCTGCCGATGATGGTTACATCAAGTGTTGCTGCTGCACTTGGAGGAGCATTCGCAAATAAATTCAGCTATAAGTCGATAATGATGACTTCTGGAATTATTATGGCAATCGGAACATTCCTGTTAAGCACACTTGATGCAACTACACCAAGATGGTCTATCACGATTTATATGATGGTGATTGGGCTTGGTGTTGGACCATCCTTCTCTGTCCTTGGGATGGCATCCCTGCAAAAAGCGTTGCCACAGCAGCGGGGAATTGCCAGCTCAACAAGCAACTTCCTACGTTCTCTTGGAATGACATTGGGAATAACAGTGTTTGGAGTAATCCAACGAAACAGCTTTACAGATAATCTTCCAGCAACAATTCAGGAAGGCGGCGCCGAAAGCGGAAGTATCCTGTCACCAGAGGCACGGGCTCATATTCCTGCAGATATTCTTAAACAGATTACCGATGTGCTGTCAGATTCCATCAGCACAACATTCCTGTGGACCTTCATTCCACTTTTGCTGTCATTCGTGTTCATCTTGAGTATGACAAAAGAAAAAATTACCGATTCGAAACTAAATCAGCAAGGCTAA
- the licT gene encoding BglG family transcription antiterminator LicT: MKILKVFNNNVALTKDLNSIEMVVMGKGLAFQKKVGDEIDEEKVQKTFVSPSENFAAKLSELLNEIPYEIMSLSKDIIELAEKELRTELNDSLYLSLSDHIHFAITRIKNDIPIKNALMWEVKKFYKAEYQVARLALGLIKERTGVELPEDEVASIALHIFNARQDHTGMEETVTMTNIVKDVTNIVKYHYGIDFNEESVNYSRFITHLRYFAYRMLRGEINDDQNDALYNQVKRQYGEAYKCTMKVADYLEKEYTMKMTKDELAYFMIHIHRVSIREKRMK; this comes from the coding sequence ATGAAAATTTTAAAAGTGTTTAATAATAATGTCGCTTTGACTAAAGACCTTAATTCCATAGAGATGGTAGTGATGGGCAAAGGGCTCGCATTCCAGAAGAAGGTTGGAGACGAAATCGACGAAGAGAAGGTCCAAAAGACGTTTGTATCTCCTTCGGAAAACTTTGCGGCCAAGCTTTCCGAGCTATTGAATGAAATACCTTATGAGATTATGTCACTGTCAAAAGATATCATTGAGCTTGCAGAGAAGGAATTGCGCACAGAGCTGAATGATTCCTTGTATTTATCTTTATCAGATCATATTCACTTTGCCATTACGAGAATAAAAAATGATATACCAATCAAAAATGCGCTCATGTGGGAAGTAAAGAAGTTCTATAAGGCAGAATATCAGGTTGCCCGCCTTGCTTTAGGTTTAATTAAGGAAAGAACAGGTGTTGAACTTCCAGAAGATGAGGTTGCATCGATTGCTCTGCATATTTTTAATGCAAGACAGGATCATACTGGCATGGAAGAAACAGTTACAATGACAAATATCGTTAAAGATGTGACGAATATTGTTAAGTATCATTATGGCATTGACTTTAATGAAGAATCAGTCAATTACAGCCGGTTTATCACACATCTTCGCTACTTTGCTTACCGTATGCTTCGTGGTGAAATAAATGATGATCAAAACGATGCTCTTTATAACCAGGTGAAGAGACAGTATGGCGAAGCTTATAAATGTACAATGAAGGTTGCCGACTACTTGGAAAAAGAATATACCATGAAGATGACAAAAGATGAGCTTGCCTACTTTATGATTCATATCCACCGTGTTTCGATAAGAGAGAAACGGATGAAATAA
- a CDS encoding acetylxylan esterase — protein MKFDMPLPDLQQYKGINPKPDDFDAYWAAGLEELQAQSLDYELIPASFHSRAADCFHLYFTGVGGARIHCQLVRPKEQTMPGPGLLWFHGYHVNSGDWIDKIGYAAEGYTILAMDCRGQGGLSEDHLKVKGTTLKGHIIRGIEEAPEKLYYRNVYLDTVQAARILCSMEKVDESRIGAYGASQGGALAIACSSLEPRIKKTAAVYPFLTDFKRAWELDIANSAYEELHYYFKFIDPNHEREEDVFQKLGYIDIQHLADRIKGDVLWAVGMEDAVCPPSTQFAAYNKIQSDKRMLIYYEYGHEYIRTLGDKVYDFFADPLEA, from the coding sequence ATGAAATTTGATATGCCTTTACCTGATTTACAGCAATATAAAGGAATTAATCCAAAGCCAGATGATTTTGATGCTTATTGGGCAGCAGGTCTAGAAGAATTACAAGCACAATCGTTGGATTATGAGCTAATCCCAGCTTCTTTTCACAGCAGGGCTGCTGATTGTTTTCATTTGTATTTTACAGGCGTCGGCGGAGCGAGAATACATTGCCAGTTAGTTCGTCCCAAAGAGCAAACGATGCCTGGACCAGGGCTGTTATGGTTTCACGGCTATCATGTGAACAGCGGCGATTGGATTGACAAAATAGGCTATGCAGCAGAAGGTTATACGATTTTGGCCATGGACTGCCGCGGCCAAGGTGGCCTGTCAGAGGATCATCTCAAAGTGAAGGGTACAACATTAAAAGGCCATATTATTAGGGGGATAGAAGAGGCTCCCGAAAAGCTCTATTACCGGAATGTCTATTTAGATACGGTTCAAGCAGCAAGAATTCTCTGCTCGATGGAAAAGGTCGATGAATCTAGAATAGGAGCATATGGGGCATCACAAGGAGGAGCACTGGCAATTGCCTGTTCCAGTTTAGAGCCGCGAATTAAGAAAACAGCTGCTGTCTATCCATTCCTAACAGACTTTAAAAGAGCATGGGAGCTGGATATTGCCAATTCAGCTTATGAAGAACTTCATTATTATTTTAAGTTTATTGATCCAAACCATGAACGAGAGGAAGATGTTTTCCAAAAGCTTGGCTATATAGATATACAGCATTTGGCAGACAGGATAAAAGGGGATGTATTGTGGGCAGTTGGTATGGAGGATGCTGTTTGTCCGCCGTCTACCCAATTTGCTGCCTACAACAAAATTCAATCAGACAAAAGGATGCTGATTTATTATGAGTATGGTCATGAATATATAAGGACATTAGGCGACAAAGTCTATGATTTTTTTGCAGACCCGCTTGAAGCGTAA
- a CDS encoding TetR/AcrR family transcriptional regulator C-terminal domain-containing protein codes for MQKKNVSKEAIINAALEILREQGLSHVTMRNVAARLKIKAPALYWYIKNKQELLELLGEYIACQFTFPKEYSSWEEEVELFSLELRRVLLSVPDGAEIMMVTLPVTKQRLLLINRTFAIFHRSGLREDKIFQAVNFINTYVTSYVLDEQKQQRMLEEIGFEAVQDKFSEAIAALSKAEAPYIYHHFLSPNEGLKSSNDFLSGLRVIIKGLQQLQ; via the coding sequence ATGCAGAAGAAAAATGTCAGCAAAGAAGCAATAATAAATGCGGCGCTTGAAATCCTCCGCGAACAAGGTTTATCACATGTGACGATGAGAAATGTAGCAGCAAGGCTGAAAATAAAAGCGCCTGCTTTGTATTGGTATATCAAAAACAAACAGGAATTATTGGAGCTGCTTGGAGAATACATAGCATGCCAATTTACATTCCCGAAAGAATACAGCAGCTGGGAGGAAGAAGTAGAGTTGTTTTCTCTTGAGCTGAGAAGAGTATTATTGTCAGTCCCTGATGGAGCCGAAATCATGATGGTCACATTACCTGTTACAAAACAAAGATTGCTGCTAATTAACAGGACATTTGCGATTTTTCATCGGTCGGGCTTACGAGAAGACAAAATTTTTCAGGCAGTTAATTTTATCAATACATATGTGACTTCCTATGTATTAGACGAACAAAAACAGCAAAGAATGCTTGAAGAAATTGGCTTTGAAGCAGTACAAGACAAATTCTCCGAAGCAATTGCAGCCCTTTCAAAAGCAGAAGCCCCTTATATATACCACCATTTCCTTTCACCAAACGAAGGACTAAAATCAAGTAATGACTTCCTTTCCGGCTTGAGGGTAATCATAAAAGGACTGCAGCAGCTGCAATAA
- a CDS encoding PTS lactose/cellobiose transporter subunit IIA yields the protein MEKIDVNTLTAEQINFMLILHSGNARSKIIEALREYRAGKPEAADELLVQAEADLSVAHEIHFKMVQQEASGNKVEFALLLMHAEDHLMSTLSMKELVKELLEIFKEKNL from the coding sequence ATGGAAAAGATTGATGTTAATACATTAACAGCAGAACAAATCAACTTTATGCTTATTCTTCACAGTGGCAATGCGAGGAGCAAAATCATTGAGGCGCTCCGTGAGTACCGTGCAGGTAAACCGGAGGCGGCAGATGAACTGCTTGTACAAGCAGAGGCGGATTTAAGTGTTGCCCATGAAATTCATTTTAAAATGGTTCAGCAAGAGGCATCCGGCAACAAGGTTGAATTCGCGCTTCTTCTTATGCATGCAGAGGACCATTTAATGTCAACGCTTTCCATGAAGGAGCTTGTGAAAGAGCTGCTTGAAATCTTTAAAGAAAAGAACCTATAA
- a CDS encoding substrate-binding domain-containing protein has translation MRSNVTMRDIATKLGVSSVTVSKALNDKDGVSEELKEKIKLLAEEMGYRFNTHAKSIKDGLSYNLGIVIPERFTGTTQSFYLQFYQMLTKILDGYHYSGILYILGQEDEDQLILPRIYNEKKVDGFIILGQIGNEYVKEIQKIDSPVIFLDFYTDQNEIDSVLTDNFFGGYEITNYLVENGHEKIAYVGNIYATSSIQDRFLGYYKSLLEHRIELRQDYIIYDRDERGKYIDIVFPDDMPTAFVCNNDEIAYNLINNLQKNGYQVPEDCSVVGFDNSIYAALTEPLLTTVEVNMKEMSKAAVKIIMEKLHNPNEKYGRTLINGKIIHRNSVKKLS, from the coding sequence GTGAGAAGCAATGTTACGATGCGTGACATCGCCACTAAACTTGGTGTCAGCAGTGTGACTGTCTCCAAAGCACTTAATGATAAAGATGGGGTCAGTGAAGAATTAAAAGAGAAAATTAAATTATTGGCTGAAGAGATGGGCTATCGCTTCAATACACATGCAAAGTCGATTAAAGATGGCCTTTCGTATAATCTTGGGATCGTTATCCCAGAGAGGTTCACAGGTACAACACAATCCTTTTATCTGCAGTTTTATCAAATGCTGACAAAAATCCTTGATGGCTACCATTACTCGGGAATTTTGTACATTTTAGGTCAGGAGGATGAAGACCAGCTTATTTTGCCGCGGATTTATAATGAGAAAAAGGTGGATGGCTTCATTATTTTAGGGCAAATTGGCAATGAATATGTGAAAGAAATCCAGAAAATTGACAGTCCTGTTATTTTCTTAGACTTTTATACAGACCAAAACGAAATTGATTCTGTTTTAACAGATAACTTTTTTGGCGGCTATGAAATTACTAATTATCTGGTAGAAAACGGCCATGAAAAAATTGCCTATGTCGGCAACATCTATGCGACGAGCAGTATCCAGGACAGGTTTCTTGGCTATTACAAGTCACTTTTGGAGCATCGAATCGAGCTAAGGCAGGACTATATTATTTATGACCGTGATGAACGGGGCAAATATATAGACATCGTTTTTCCTGATGATATGCCAACAGCATTTGTTTGTAATAATGACGAGATTGCTTACAACCTCATTAACAATCTTCAGAAGAATGGTTATCAAGTACCGGAGGATTGCTCAGTAGTTGGGTTCGATAATTCTATCTATGCAGCTTTAACAGAGCCGCTGCTGACGACTGTTGAAGTGAATATGAAGGAAATGTCTAAGGCTGCTGTGAAGATCATCATGGAAAAGCTTCATAACCCAAATGAAAAATACGGCAGAACACTTATTAACGGGAAAATCATTCATCGGAATTCTGTGAAGAAGCTCAGCTGA
- a CDS encoding glycoside hydrolase family 1 protein, with product MSVNNEVKYNFPDEFWWGSAASATQTEGAANVDGKGQNIWDYWYEQQPERFFDGVGPQDTSQFYVKYKEDIKLMKEIGHNSFRMSISWSRLFPEGKGEINPKAVEFYNNVINEFIANEVEPFVGLFHFDMPMELQKIGGWANREVVDAYVNYTSTCFELFGDRVKKWFTHNEPIVPVEGGYLYDFHYPNEVDFKKAVQVGYHTILASAKAIQAYKNQGQDGKIGIVLNLTPSYPRSQNPADVKASVLADAFFNRSFLDPSVKGEFPAELVAILKEEGFMPEIADGDLEIIRNNTVDILGVNYYQPRRVKAKEHLPNPEAPFMPDRYFDNYVMPGRKMNPHRGWEIYEKGIYDILINLKDNYGNIECFISENGMGVEGEEKFRDETGIIQDDYRIEFISDHLKWVHQAIAEGSNVKGYHLWTFMDNWSWTNAYKNRYGFVSVNLNKDGERTVKKSGQWFKAVAENNGF from the coding sequence ATGTCAGTAAATAATGAAGTGAAATATAATTTTCCAGATGAATTTTGGTGGGGATCTGCCGCATCAGCAACTCAAACGGAAGGTGCAGCAAATGTTGATGGAAAAGGACAAAATATTTGGGATTACTGGTACGAGCAGCAGCCAGAGCGTTTTTTTGATGGTGTTGGTCCACAAGATACATCGCAATTTTATGTAAAATATAAGGAAGATATTAAGCTGATGAAGGAAATCGGTCATAACTCCTTCCGCATGTCTATTTCGTGGTCAAGACTGTTCCCTGAGGGCAAGGGCGAGATTAACCCGAAAGCAGTCGAATTCTACAATAATGTTATAAATGAATTCATTGCTAATGAAGTAGAGCCATTTGTTGGGCTTTTCCACTTTGATATGCCGATGGAGCTTCAAAAAATCGGCGGGTGGGCAAACAGGGAAGTCGTTGATGCATATGTTAACTATACAAGTACATGCTTCGAATTGTTTGGTGACCGTGTGAAGAAATGGTTTACACATAATGAACCAATCGTACCAGTGGAAGGCGGATATCTGTACGATTTCCATTATCCTAATGAGGTTGATTTCAAGAAGGCTGTCCAAGTCGGATACCATACAATCCTTGCAAGTGCAAAAGCGATTCAAGCATATAAAAACCAAGGACAGGATGGGAAAATTGGAATCGTCCTTAATTTGACGCCATCTTATCCGCGCAGTCAAAATCCTGCCGATGTAAAAGCTTCCGTGTTGGCGGATGCCTTCTTTAACAGGTCATTTTTAGATCCTTCTGTTAAAGGTGAATTCCCTGCTGAGCTTGTTGCTATCCTGAAAGAGGAGGGCTTCATGCCTGAAATTGCAGATGGAGATTTGGAAATCATCCGCAATAATACAGTTGATATTCTTGGTGTTAACTATTATCAGCCAAGAAGGGTGAAGGCGAAAGAGCATCTTCCTAATCCAGAGGCTCCATTTATGCCAGACCGCTATTTTGATAACTACGTAATGCCTGGCAGAAAAATGAATCCGCACCGCGGCTGGGAAATTTACGAAAAAGGTATATATGATATTTTAATCAATTTAAAAGATAACTATGGAAATATTGAATGCTTCATCTCTGAGAATGGAATGGGAGTTGAAGGAGAAGAAAAATTCCGTGACGAAACAGGCATCATTCAAGATGATTACCGAATTGAGTTTATCTCAGACCATCTTAAATGGGTGCATCAAGCAATCGCGGAAGGCTCAAATGTAAAAGGCTATCATTTATGGACATTCATGGATAACTGGTCTTGGACAAATGCGTACAAAAATAGGTATGGCTTCGTATCTGTTAACCTTAATAAAGACGGAGAACGCACAGTTAAAAAGAGCGGACAATGGTTTAAAGCAGTAGCAGAAAATAACGGGTTTTAA
- the celB gene encoding PTS cellobiose transporter subunit IIC yields the protein MFEKLSQFLVPIAGKLNNNRYLTVLRDAFMLSFPLTIFGSIFVVLTNLPFLKKFMSADAIASFQSLFGIANSATMGIMSIFVVFGIGYYLSKSYNVEAVFGGAIALVSFLLLTPFVVQPETGEAISGVIPVDRLGAKGMFLGMITAFIAGEIYRTIVQKNITIKMPPGVPPAVAKSFAALIPAVLTLTFFLLVNVIVTAAFDTNLHDVIYKAIQAPLVGLGSGIIPTLIAVFFIQILWFFGLHGQIIINSVMDPIWNTLQVENLTAYTSGQEIPHIISKPFMEIYTVGMGGTGMTLAVVFAILLFMKSKQMKQVAKLGLGPGIFNVNEPIIFGLPIVMNPLIIVPWIISPMIVTLVTYFAMSTGIVPPPTGVTVPWTVPFFINGIMATNSFAGGLMQLVNMAIVFAIWFPFLKVIDRVNVKKEEEEMKKAS from the coding sequence GTGTTTGAAAAATTAAGCCAATTTTTGGTGCCGATAGCAGGGAAACTGAATAACAACCGTTACTTAACGGTCCTGCGTGACGCCTTTATGCTGTCATTTCCATTAACGATTTTCGGTTCTATCTTTGTTGTACTGACAAATCTGCCATTCTTAAAGAAATTTATGAGTGCAGATGCAATCGCATCCTTCCAATCGTTGTTTGGAATTGCTAACTCGGCTACAATGGGCATCATGTCTATCTTTGTTGTATTCGGTATCGGTTATTATCTGTCCAAAAGCTATAATGTGGAGGCTGTATTTGGCGGTGCAATCGCACTTGTTTCTTTCTTATTACTAACGCCATTTGTTGTTCAGCCAGAGACAGGTGAAGCAATTTCAGGTGTCATTCCTGTCGATCGCCTTGGCGCAAAAGGGATGTTCCTTGGCATGATCACTGCCTTTATCGCAGGGGAAATTTACCGTACGATTGTGCAAAAGAATATCACGATTAAAATGCCGCCAGGAGTTCCGCCGGCAGTAGCAAAATCATTCGCAGCATTAATTCCAGCTGTGCTTACATTGACTTTCTTCCTGCTTGTGAACGTTATTGTAACAGCAGCTTTTGATACAAACCTGCATGATGTTATTTATAAAGCAATTCAAGCACCGTTAGTAGGCTTGGGCAGTGGCATCATTCCAACACTTATTGCAGTATTCTTTATCCAAATTCTATGGTTCTTTGGTCTGCATGGTCAAATTATCATCAACTCTGTTATGGACCCAATTTGGAATACACTGCAAGTAGAAAACTTAACAGCATATACGAGCGGACAGGAAATACCACATATTATTTCAAAACCGTTCATGGAGATTTATACTGTCGGCATGGGTGGAACAGGTATGACACTTGCTGTCGTGTTCGCAATCCTGCTGTTTATGAAGAGTAAGCAAATGAAGCAAGTGGCGAAGCTTGGCCTTGGCCCTGGTATCTTTAACGTCAATGAGCCGATCATCTTCGGATTGCCGATTGTTATGAACCCATTAATTATTGTACCTTGGATCATCTCACCAATGATTGTTACGCTAGTTACTTATTTCGCTATGTCAACAGGAATTGTACCGCCTCCTACAGGTGTTACCGTTCCATGGACGGTGCCATTCTTCATTAACGGTATTATGGCTACTAACTCCTTCGCTGGAGGACTAATGCAGCTTGTTAATATGGCAATCGTATTTGCGATTTGGTTCCCATTCCTGAAAGTTATTGACCGTGTCAATGTGAAGAAGGAAGAAGAAGAAATGAAAAAAGCATCTTAA
- a CDS encoding PTS sugar transporter subunit IIB has product MKKILLACSAGMSTSLLVTKMEEHAKTIGVEAKIWAVGQDKAKQDMAEADVVLIGPQMSFLKGELQKAADQYGIKVDVIDMMAYGLADGQKAYEQAVALMGDK; this is encoded by the coding sequence ATGAAAAAGATATTACTAGCTTGCAGTGCAGGAATGTCTACTAGTCTACTAGTTACTAAGATGGAAGAACATGCAAAAACAATCGGTGTAGAAGCAAAAATATGGGCTGTCGGCCAGGATAAAGCAAAGCAGGATATGGCAGAAGCAGATGTTGTCCTAATTGGTCCACAAATGAGCTTCTTGAAGGGGGAACTTCAAAAGGCGGCAGATCAATATGGAATTAAAGTGGATGTTATCGACATGATGGCATATGGTTTGGCAGATGGTCAAAAAGCCTATGAACAGGCAGTTGCTTTAATGGGTGATAAGTAA